Proteins encoded by one window of bacterium:
- a CDS encoding DUF1302 family protein, whose product MRLLTIIFLQLFLLYSSLYAQESSGFQFTGFIEVENKIYFKQVNPDYVDNGRNQVMFFLKSRVVPRERTNFLSAIEVRYDEVNPARNHFCLKEAYIYYKMDSFDLRIGKQIYAWGKADSINPTNNLNPIDYSDFLDTDGEEIGVVSIEGKYYLKRWTFEWIIIPTFETNIFPAYNSRWNIFPKLLISLPAQVKKPPNKIDNTQFAGRILSSFNGWDFSVSYYKGFDKFPSMFVNLDNNSNPSSVLLEYRKLQVIGGDFATSFDKVGIRGEAGYFITDDFNGRIPEVSDPYFLYVLGVDYNFNLIRNQNLYVLCQWIQNFSLPKQSGSTSLEGDLKRLFQKMVMVKGDWNFTDYTKFSLQEIWRPHENDMFLQTIFSSNLSDGLTFEIGMDLFYGKSGSFFESFNDNQRAFVKLKYSFQ is encoded by the coding sequence ATGAGGTTACTTACAATAATATTTCTACAACTATTTTTGCTATATTCCTCACTCTATGCCCAAGAGAGTTCAGGTTTCCAGTTTACAGGCTTTATAGAGGTTGAAAATAAAATTTATTTCAAGCAAGTGAATCCTGATTATGTTGACAATGGAAGGAATCAGGTAATGTTTTTTCTTAAGTCCCGTGTTGTTCCTCGTGAAAGAACAAATTTTCTCTCGGCAATAGAGGTAAGATATGATGAAGTAAACCCAGCAAGAAACCATTTTTGTTTAAAAGAGGCATACATTTATTACAAGATGGATTCTTTTGACCTCCGTATTGGAAAACAAATATACGCATGGGGTAAAGCTGACAGTATTAATCCAACCAATAATTTGAATCCTATAGACTACAGTGATTTTCTGGATACAGATGGTGAAGAAATCGGGGTAGTCAGCATAGAGGGAAAATATTATCTTAAAAGATGGACTTTTGAATGGATTATAATCCCCACTTTTGAAACAAATATATTTCCTGCTTACAATTCAAGGTGGAATATATTTCCCAAATTGCTGATTTCGTTACCAGCTCAAGTCAAAAAGCCTCCAAATAAGATTGATAATACTCAATTTGCAGGAAGGATTTTATCCTCATTTAACGGCTGGGATTTTTCTGTTAGTTATTATAAAGGATTTGACAAATTCCCGTCAATGTTTGTCAATCTTGATAACAATTCTAATCCATCTTCAGTTCTTCTTGAATACAGGAAACTTCAAGTCATTGGAGGTGATTTTGCTACATCTTTTGATAAAGTTGGGATTCGGGGAGAGGCAGGATATTTTATTACTGATGACTTTAATGGCAGAATTCCAGAAGTGAGTGACCCCTATTTTTTGTATGTGTTAGGAGTTGACTATAATTTCAATTTAATAAGGAATCAAAATTTATATGTTTTATGCCAGTGGATTCAAAATTTTTCTTTGCCAAAACAAAGTGGAAGCACATCTTTAGAAGGTGATTTAAAACGCCTCTTCCAAAAAATGGTGATGGTAAAAGGAGACTGGAATTTTACAGATTATACAAAATTTTCCCTTCAAGAAATATGGCGTCCGCATGAAAATGATATGTTTTTACAGACGATATTTTCTTCAAACTTATCTGATGGTTTAACCTTTGAAATCGGAATGGATCTATTTTATGGAAAGAGTGGTAGCTTTTTTGAAAGTTTCAATGATAATCAACGTGCCTTTGTAAAATTAAAATACAGCTTTCAATAA